A genomic segment from Chitinophagaceae bacterium encodes:
- a CDS encoding bifunctional 3,4-dihydroxy-2-butanone-4-phosphate synthase/GTP cyclohydrolase II — MLHKIEDALTDIKVGKLVIVVDDEDRENEGDFICAAEHATPEVINFMSKNGRGLICAPITEERCEELNLQPMVNNNTSLHETAFTVSVDLLGNGCTTGISASDRSKTILALVNNETKPEDLGRPGHIFPLRAKKGGVLRRAGHTEATIDIARLAGFKPAGVLVEIMNEDGTMARLPQLLEIAQKQQLKIISIKDLIEYRLKTESLIEEEVRVDMPTQYGHFKLIAFKQINTGDIHLALKKGEWEKDEPILIRVHSSCVTGDMLGSMRCDCGEQLQHAMMQIEKAGKGLILYMNQEGRGIGLLNKLKAYKLQEEGLDTVEANLELGFQMDERDYGVGAQILRYLGVSKMKLMSNNPKKRAGLLGYGLEVVETVAIEMEPNQHNKKYLSTKRDKLGHEILKNGLR; from the coding sequence ATGCTACACAAAATTGAGGATGCGCTTACCGATATTAAAGTCGGTAAACTGGTGATAGTAGTGGATGATGAAGACCGTGAAAACGAAGGAGATTTTATTTGTGCTGCAGAACACGCCACTCCCGAAGTAATTAACTTTATGAGTAAAAATGGCCGTGGCTTAATATGTGCCCCAATTACCGAAGAAAGATGCGAAGAGCTGAACCTGCAACCTATGGTAAACAACAATACCTCATTGCACGAAACCGCATTTACTGTAAGTGTTGATTTATTGGGCAATGGTTGCACTACGGGTATTTCTGCAAGCGACCGCAGCAAAACCATATTGGCGCTGGTAAATAACGAAACAAAACCCGAAGACCTTGGCCGCCCCGGGCATATTTTTCCATTAAGGGCTAAAAAAGGCGGAGTTTTAAGAAGGGCAGGCCATACCGAAGCCACAATTGATATTGCCCGGCTTGCAGGCTTTAAACCTGCCGGGGTATTGGTAGAAATAATGAATGAAGATGGCACAATGGCACGCCTGCCGCAACTATTGGAAATTGCCCAAAAACAGCAACTAAAAATTATTTCCATAAAAGATTTGATTGAGTACAGGCTAAAAACCGAATCGCTGATAGAAGAAGAAGTAAGGGTAGATATGCCTACGCAATATGGCCATTTTAAATTAATTGCTTTTAAACAAATAAATACTGGCGACATACACCTTGCCTTAAAAAAAGGGGAATGGGAAAAAGACGAACCCATTTTAATAAGGGTACATAGCAGTTGCGTAACCGGAGATATGCTGGGCTCTATGCGTTGCGATTGTGGCGAGCAATTGCAACATGCCATGATGCAAATTGAAAAAGCAGGCAAAGGCCTGATATTATACATGAACCAGGAAGGCCGTGGCATAGGACTATTAAATAAATTAAAGGCCTATAAACTCCAGGAAGAAGGATTAGATACCGTAGAAGCCAACCTGGAGCTGGGTTTTCAAATGGATGAAAGAGATTATGGCGTGGGCGCTCAAATACTGCGATATTTAGGAGTAAGTAAAATGAAGTTGATGAGTAATAATCCTAAAAAAAGAGCTGGCTTACTTGGTTACGGGCTTGAAGTTGTGGAGACTGTTGCCATAGAAATGGAACCTAACCAACATAATAAAAAATACCTTTCCACAAAAAGGGACAAGCTTGGCCATGAGATTTTAAAGAACGGCTTGCGTTAG